The DNA segment ccatttatcttacaatgagttgttttaaaacatatctaacgagcgaaagcaagttggatacatttttgaacatcgagttgtaagataaatgatatctagtggacacgaatgtagtattttatttattatctttttgtACATATCTTCCAAAACaaggtttaaaacaaattgaaacttcttttccaactaaaatgtattttcggCGTATGCGCTTAAATGCGTCACAAAGTAATCAGTTTTAGgttaacttacacgtcacaaAGCTATCAATGTCTGTACCACTTATTTGATTGGATGGTAAGGCTGTAGCGACCAGGTAATCACCTACGAGCAGCCGGTCGATTGTCTTTACATCGAAAATAAACGTATGCAcaagcgtaggaaggtgccaaaaagtgggggggggggggggggggggaggggcacacttttatatttacacacttttacactattataaagtaaatataaagcaaaatatctgaaaagtgggcggggtggggggggtggcatgcccccttgcccccccccccccccgtttcctacgccagtggtaTGTGTGTTATTGGTATGTGTTTTGAATTATGTTCTCAACAATGGGTATttaacagggccgtagctaggattttttgtttgggggggggggggggcaactgagtagttaatagtctaaaactccttaaacagtcaagaagaaaattttctttatgtttctataatgctttccggatttttttgcccccccccccccccccccccccccgctatcTACGGCCGTGTTTAAGAAACAATAATTAACTTACCCCGAACGTATGCCCTATAGTAATAGAAAATCCAACTGGCACCAATTCGAAAGGAATACTGCTAGTGAATCCTGGGTAATCGAGACTTGCGAAGTACGAATACGTCATAAGAAAGGTTATTAGAAACTCTATTCCAAACGCCTGTCCGACCTCGATGTCCGGGTGTACGTACGTCACTCCCAGTAACTCGTGAAACCTAGCAGGGGTCACACCGTACACTATTCCGGCCCCTGCTATAGCCCCAACACACTGCGCTAGAATGTTGATCAAAGCTGTGATGACGTCAGTCTTTCGCGTGCAAAGCATGGCGATTGAAATAGCGGGATTCATTTGGGCTAGTCCGCTTGTTCTAAGGGACCAAAACATCAACGTCACTGCAAGCATCCCGAAAGTGATCGCTGCTTTCAGTTCGTCGCTGTTCGTCTTACATCGGGTGTTTCCGGTAATCGTCGCACCACATCCGATGAGAACGTAGAAGGTCGTGACGAGGAATTCACATTTGACGTTTTTCAAGAACGACAGTTGTTTGGCAGATCGGACCACAGTCTCAATGACAGCAGGGAAAGACATTCTGGTTGGCCACTATTTGTTGTAAATTTATAGACGGTCCAATAAATGATCACATAGTGTATATATAACACGGTATAAGTTTGTGATTGTCCGACATTTCTGTAACTAAATAAAGTAACAACATGGCATCAAGATCCCGGAAACTGAAAAGAGAAAACAGACtgtaccagttaaaaaagaagtagaagttgaagtttgttttggttaacgataccactagagcatattgatttattaatcaccggctattggatgttaaacatttagtacttTTGACGTAtattcttagagaagaaacccgttacattgttccattagtagaaaatgatctgtatatgcaccatcacacagacagtaTAACAGATAATCCTACCGCGgcttgtgatataccagtcgtggtgcactggctggaacgagaaatggggatcgatcctagaccgaccgcgcatcaggcgaacgctttatcacaaatattttcatatacttaccatttgtgacacccaatagccgatgtgtatttatgtgctggggtgttgttaaaaacattcattcattcgttcgttcgttcgttcgttcgttcgttcgttcgttcgttcgttcgttcgttcgttcgttcgttcgttcgttcattcattcattcattgctttaccacagggctacgtcctgccctcaaACAGAAGTTAAAGAAAATTAGTAGTCACTTGATAAATCAAACTAACATAACTAATATAGCGTCCAAAtggacaggacatcacatatacggagcagggccgtagctaggaatttttgtttggtggggcgatgggggggggggggggaatctgATTAGTTAATAGTCTATAACTCCTTacacagttaagaagagaattttctttaaatttctatAGTTTTTTCCGGCTtttttcagggggggggggggaggcggcagcccccttgcccccctccCGCTAGTTACGGCCCTGcggagaggcataaataacgtaATGggcattttaatatatattaatcatgcGGACAAATGAAATGCTGGTAACAAATGTAATTGAAAGAGGATTTTTGTTCAAATCGGGGGAAAAATGGAATTAAATGCGTTGAAGCAAAACACATAACTTGGTGTTTATTGGAACAACATAGCATTgcaaatgaaattaattttgtacagGCGTTGCCTACAGTCGTTCCTCTATGAAAGCAACCATTTCTTTGGTTtcctgtctttttttttctgtatgcCACGATCAGTAATGCTAGAGGATAAAAGCCGTTTTGTTGCGAAAACAATTCCCCTAACAatgttgtgtgggtttttttgacttcaaacacattttattccacccccacccacccccgatTTTAACCAAATCTTATTTCAGTTACCGTTGTTGCCAGTACTTCATTTGTCCGCATGcttaaaggtacattcctgagtttgctgcattgtaagatgtttccgactaataaaatatttctacgattaaacttacatattaaatctattttcttgcttagaaaatcagtgtctgtatattcaatgtgtttctggtcgccttaatatttgtaagaagcccaaactggattttgtcttcaaataatttcgtacgtacgaaaaaagtatattttacaaaatatatgaaatttaagctagtacaaatattgaatgatcagaaacacgtttaatatacagccactaatatattatgcagaaaaatatatttgatatctaattacaatcgttaaaaagtatctgttagtcgataacatcttaaaaagttcagcaaactcaggaatgtccctttaatgtattacattttcttCGTAag comes from the Gigantopelta aegis isolate Gae_Host chromosome 14, Gae_host_genome, whole genome shotgun sequence genome and includes:
- the LOC121389570 gene encoding aquaporin-4-like; this encodes MSFPAVIETVVRSAKQLSFLKNVKCEFLVTTFYVLIGCGATITGNTRCKTNSDELKAAITFGMLAVTLMFWSLRTSGLAQMNPAISIAMLCTRKTDVITALINILAQCVGAIAGAGIVYGVTPARFHELLGVTYVHPDIEVGQAFGIEFLITFLMTYSYFASLDYPGFTSSIPFELVPVGFSITIGHTFGWKYTGASMNPARSLGPAVVCNSWVNHWVYWVGPILGAILGGITFEYSHMTYSDIRPLRRSSSSHLDHVQLEEPADSKDSIELPTELTFSSVAPDDPEV